Part of the Leptolyngbya sp. BL0902 genome, CTCCACCCGCAGATCTTTTTGGATGGATTGGGCCAGGTTGCGCCACAGCACATCGTAGGCGTACTCAAAGGTCGATTCCAGCCCCCAGATCACCACCGTCAGCAGCGTCAGCGCCACAAACTGCCCCGTAATGGAGGTGATGCCCCACTGGGCAATCCAAGAATCCTGCTGTTGCACCACCACATCCACCGCCAAACCAATCAACACCGGGGGCGCGAGGTCGAAGGTTTTGTTTAGCACCGAGCACAGGCTGGCCAGCCACACCCGGCGGCGATACTGACGGCCATAGCGCAACAGGCGGCTGAGGGGATGGGGCGGACGAGCAGGGGATGACATGGTAGAACGACGATGAGAGCAGGTTTCTTCACGATAGAGTTGCACTTACCAGGTTGCAACCAACCCCATGATTTCCACCAGGCTAATAGCGGTGCCGAACAGCGGCCAGGTTTGCCCTGCTAGATTAAAAAAATGCCGTCGGCTAAGGTGAGAGGCATCTGTTTGAGAAATCGCTTGAACCCTCGACCACAGCGATCTCAGGGTGGGCTATGGCCGCAGCCCATAGACTATGATCAGCCTAGGGTCAAAGGGGGATCATCGATGCTGACGCGATACATTCAAACGGCCATGCAGCAAGCGGTTTATGAATTGCTAGACGATGGCACCTTCTACGGAGAGATCCCGGCCTGCCCAGGGGTGATGGGGAACGCGACAACCCTAGAGAACTGTCGCGAAGACTTACAAAGCGCCTTGGAGGAATGGCTGATTTTGGGGCTGCGCTTGGGGCATACCCTACCCATCCTCGATGGC contains:
- a CDS encoding type II toxin-antitoxin system HicB family antitoxin, translating into MLTRYIQTAMQQAVYELLDDGTFYGEIPACPGVMGNATTLENCREDLQSALEEWLILGLRLGHTLPILDGIDINPVMGEVA